TTCGCTCGGCGCGTCCGCGAGCGACGCGAGGGCGTCTGCCTCGATGTGATGGAGATCGCCGGGGACGACGAGCAGGTGGAGCGGGTCGCCGAAATCGCGCTCCGCGAGTACTGATAGTCGATCGGCTTCGACGAGCGGGTCGGGGCTTCCGGCACGCGCGACGACGACGGCGAGCACGTCGTCGTAGCCATCGGCGAGCAACTCGGCCGCGTGGTTCGCCGTCATGTACTCGTCTTCGGTCTCCGACTCCTTTCGCGGATTCCAACCGACTTTGATGTCGAGGTAGACGAGCGTATGGAGTCCCCGTTCTCGGTTATCGTCGAGCACGTCGGTCACGCTCGCCGGAAGCCCATCCGCGCCGTGGGCGTACTCGAACGGGAGCGTGGTCGCTTTGCCGAACCGATAATTCTGGAGACCGGTGAGACCGCTGGCCGCGGATTCCGCAGTCGGCGCGTGGATGACGCGGGTGTCGATACCGCGGTCTTCGGCACGCAGGCGGAGGTCCACGTGGGTCGTCGAAATCATGGTGTCGCCAGCGGTGAGAAAGGCGGCGTGTCCGGATTCGGCGGCGTCGAGGATATCCTCGGGATCCTGTTCGACGCCCGGGCGATCACGAACTTCGATGTCCGTCCCGTGAAACGCTTCGAGGTCGGCGACGTCAGCGCCGATGAGTTTGCTGGTGTAGAATTCGGCGAAAACTTCGTCCGCGTCGGCGATCGCTTCGCGGCCCTCGACGGTAATCGAGCGCTCGTCGTACAGGCCGAGACCGATGAAAGTGAGCATGAGGAGGGTTTGGAAAGATGCACGTTTAAGCGATGCGACCCGAAGCGTCAGCGTTAACGCCCGCTTCCGGCAAGGTGACGTATGGAAGTACCTTGCGTGCGCGTCGAACGGGAACAGGGGGAAGCGGCGCGCCGCGAACTCGCGGAGTCGGATTTGGTGGTGGACGAGGTGGAAATCGTGGTCGAAGACGGTTGGCTCTACATTCCCGTCACCGACCCCGACGCGGTCCCATCCGAGTTCGAACTCGTCTCCCACGATCTCCCGACCCGCACGACACAGCAGATGCCCGCCGACATCCTCGGCTTCGAACCGAGTTACGAACGACTCGGGAACATCGTCCTCATCGACGAGGACGACTCGGAACTGGCGGGGGAAATCGCGGACGCCATCATCGCATCGGCGTTGCCGGTCGAAACGGTGCTCAACCGCGCGTCGAAGGTGAAAGGAGAAACCCGGGTGCGCGACTGGGACGTGCTGGCCGGAAACGGCACCGAAACCGTCCACCGCGAGTACGGTTGTGAGTTCCTGTTGGACGTCGCACGCGTGTACTTCTCGCCGCGTCTCGCGACGGAGCGACACCGTGTCACCGAGCAGGTCACGCCGGACGAGCACGCGTTCGATATGTTCGCCGGTGTCGGGCCGTTCGTGATCCCGTTCGCAAAGCGCGATGCGACCGTCGTCGGCGCGGACGTGAACGAGGTCGCTATCGACTACCTCCAAGAGAACGCACGCCGGAACGGGGTCGAAGACCGCGTGACGGCGATTCCGCGACGTTCGAGGGACGGCCACGGAGTACGAGGACTGGGCCGACCGCCTCGTGATGAACCTCCCCCACAGCGCCGACGAATTCCTCGATACCGCCGTCGCGCTGGCGAGCGACGACTGCGTCATCCACTACTACGATATCCAACACGAGGACGACCCGTTCGGACCTGGAGAGGAGGCGATTCGGTCGGTTGCGGAACCGGAGTACGACGTGACGGTCGAAACGCGACGGGAGGTCCGGTCCTACGCACCCCACGAACTCAACGTCTGTTTGGACGTGCGGTTGACGCGGTAGTTCGTGACAAGTAACGCCATACTCGACACTGATTTCGCAACCCTTATGCCACCTGTGGGGTCTATAATTGAATGTAGTTCGAAGCACACCAATGCGGTGTCCGACCGAGCGAAGTGAGGTCGGATTCGGGACGCTGAATGTAGACGCGTGCCGGTGTAGCTCAGACTGGCTAGAGCGATTCCTTCGTAAGGAATAGGCCGAGGGTTCAAATCCCTCCACCGGCTCTTTTTCATTTCCGCCGTGCCACACGACATGCGATCCTGTTTCTGGTTAGGATGTTCCTACTCCCTGTAAAAAACGGAATTGGTGAGAGCTGCTCGATCTCCATTCGTTCGTAGGGAACAGACGTTAGACGGCATAAATAGCAATTTCAATTGTCATTTGTAGAAATACTCCCATCGACAGGGACGAACTGAATCGGACGGAATCGAGGTGATCAATATGAACGGTTTCAACGATCTGCGCCGCTTTTTCTCGTGGGTGACGAAGGGAAAGCCGCAATGAGAGTAACCTCGCAGAGAGTCCTCGCAAGCCTACTGGTTGCCGTCCTCCTCGTCAGCGGCGGAACGGGTGTCGCACTCGCCGACGGCCACGCCACAACGAGCGACGTCACGAAGCTCGGGGGGCAGGATATCACCGTTAGCGACGTCACGATAACCGTCTCGGACACCCATCTCTCCGGACCGGGATTCCCGGACGTCTCCATCGATCATCGAACCTACACCCTCGACGATTCCACGATGAGTATCGACGGCCTCCACGTATCCGTCAACGGGCACCAGTACGAGATCTGTAACATCGACGTGACGCTGAAGAACATCGGCGTGACGCTGGACAACGTCCAAATATCGAGCAACTAAATCGAGCTAGAAATGTCGACGGCTACGACCTAGCACACCGAAAACGGCACGAGAACTAACACGGAGCGGTGACGCGTTCGTCGTCACCCGGCCGTTTTGGCCGACGCGTTCCGCGTCGCCGCCGAACCGTTCGTCGATGCCGTCTTTTTCGACTTGTTTCGCAACCACTGACGGTACTGCTTTTTCGGAAGCACGCGGACTTTCGTCCGCATTCGAGCGTGTCCCGACCCGCAGAACTCGGTGCAGTAGCCGCGATACGTTCCGGTTTTGTAGACGCGCGTGTGGATGATCGTCGTTCGTTTGGGGAACACGTCCTGTTTGACCCCTAATTGGGGAATGAACAGCGAATGGATCACGTCCGCGGAGGTCATCCGAATGTAGATGTCCGTGTGTGCGGGCAGGACGAGGTCGTCGTGCGTCGTGACGTTCGTCCCTGGATACTGGAACTGCCACCCCCACTGATAGGCGAGGGTGTGAACCGTCACCGCATTCGATGTGTTCGCGGCGTCGGCGACGCCCATTCCCGCACCGCTTCCGCTCGCACCTCCCAGACTCGAACCGCCCGCGCCACCGCCGGTCCCTGCGCTCCTCGGTTGTGTCGGCGTGATGTACGGGTTCGTCAACACGGTGAACGCGGCGACACCGACGAACAGCAGGATGATGGCGGTAGCGATGGTCCACGTGATTTCGAGCGGCTTGTCTTCCGCGGTCGGTTGCGGGTCGTCGTTGTTTCGAAACCGAAAGACCGCATACACCAAAATGAGCTCGACGAGGAGCGTCAGTGGCAGCGCTACGTACGCGAGCTGGTAGTTCAGCGAATCGATGAGTCGTTTGTTTACGGACTGTGCGGCCGCTGGTTCGACGGCGGTGATTCCGGCGGTGAGGAGAAGGCATGCTATCGTCCCCCACCGAACCCCTCCAGTGCGACGGCGTCGCATCGTTCCCGAGTCAACTGACGTGCGGATATAGCTATCGTGCGTTCGTTGAACTGTCTTTCATCCATCATTATCTCCGAATTGCCCCCCGTCTTTATTGTGGTCGACAGTGACACGAAGGAGTATGCACGGGGGGAGGGGAACGAGCGGGTGCCACCGGGAGGGGCCCCGATGACGAACCGAGCGCTAATCGAACTCACCGTCTTGGGTCTTCTCGTCGGCGGATGTTGGTTGCTCACCCGCTTGGCCCGTCAACGGTCGGCGAAACCGGACGGCGGATATCCGTCCCCGCGCGAGTTCGATTTCGACCTCGGTTCGATCTGGAACTCGATAACCTACTGGACGACGACGACGAATCACCGTGACATCGGGAAACTGTACATCGTCTTCGGGACGTTCGCGGCGCTCTGGGGCGGCATCGAGGCGATGATGATGCGGACGGAGCTGTTGACCCCGAACGCGAGTATCTGGTCGACCGAGACGT
The genomic region above belongs to Haladaptatus sp. R4 and contains:
- the coxB gene encoding cytochrome c oxidase subunit II translates to MRRRRTGGVRWGTIACLLLTAGITAVEPAAAQSVNKRLIDSLNYQLAYVALPLTLLVELILVYAVFRFRNNDDPQPTAEDKPLEITWTIATAIILLFVGVAAFTVLTNPYITPTQPRSAGTGGGAGGSSLGGASGSGAGMGVADAANTSNAVTVHTLAYQWGWQFQYPGTNVTTHDDLVLPAHTDIYIRMTSADVIHSLFIPQLGVKQDVFPKRTTIIHTRVYKTGTYRGYCTEFCGSGHARMRTKVRVLPKKQYRQWLRNKSKKTASTNGSAATRNASAKTAG
- the dph5 gene encoding diphthine synthase, producing the protein MLTFIGLGLYDERSITVEGREAIADADEVFAEFYTSKLIGADVADLEAFHGTDIEVRDRPGVEQDPEDILDAAESGHAAFLTAGDTMISTTHVDLRLRAEDRGIDTRVIHAPTAESAASGLTGLQNYRFGKATTLPFEYAHGADGLPASVTDVLDDNRERGLHTLVYLDIKVGWNPRKESETEDEYMTANHAAELLADGYDDVLAVVVARAGSPDPLVEADRLSVLAERDFGDPLHLLVVPGDLHHIEADALASLADAPSELLNVV